Sequence from the Dehalococcoidia bacterium genome:
CCTTGGCCATCCCCAGCCCCTTTACCCGCTCCAACTCGGCGAAGGAGGCGTTGGCCAACCCGCCCAGCCCACCGAAGGTGGCCAGCAAGCGCTGGGCCAGGCTCAAAGCGCTCTCCCCCGCCTGTCCCGTGCGCAGGATGATGGCCAAGAGTTCGGCGTGGCTTAGGGCCCCCGGCCCCGCCGTGCGCAGGCGCTCCCGCGGCCGTTCACTGGGGGGCAGGTCGTGCATGCGCAGTGGGCGCTCCTGCCTCCCCGACACGACATCCTCCCACACACACCGTATACCCACAGGATAGTCCCCGGAGCCCCACCCCACAACGGGGTTATCCCCCAGTGTGTCTACAGGACATCCCCCATTTCACCCAGGGACTATCCCCAGCACCCTACGACCCACCCCCGTCTATGTAGATCACCTGTCCCGAAATCAGTTCCGCCTCGGGAGAGGCCAGGAAAGCGATGAGATACCCGATGTCCTCGGGCTGGATGACGCGCCCGAAGGGCATGCGCGGGTAGAGTTCCTTGATGTCCTGCACCCCCTGGGTAGCCCGCACCAGGCGTCGCCCCATCTCCGTCTCGACCAAGCCAGGGGCCACCACATTCACCCGAATGTTGTAGGCCCGCTCCTCTTTGGCCAGACAGCGGGCCATAGCCTCCATGGCCGCCTTGGCCGCTGCATAGGGCACATGGCGGGGGGCGAAGGCCTGGGTGGCGCGGGAGGAGATAAAGAAGATGTCGCCCCGCGGCTGACGACGCATGACAGGGAGCACCAACTTGGTGCAGTAAAAGGCCCCGAACAGGTGCACCCCTATGACACGGTGCATCTCCTCCACATCGGTATCGGCCAGGGTGTTGCCGCGGGAGGCGATGCCCGCATTGTTCACCAGGATGTCCACCTTCCCCAAAAAGTCAATGGCCTTGGGGATGGCCTCCTGCACCTGGGCGAAGTCGGACACATCGGCCTGAAAGGCCTCGGCCCGCCGCCCCAGGGAACGGACGGCCTGCACCGTCTCCAGAGCCGCATCCTTGTCCCGTCGGTAGAGGAGGGCCACATCGGCCCCCTCGCGGGCCAGCACCAGAGCCACCCCGCGCCCTATGCCCCGCGAGCCTCCGGTGATGATTGCCGAGCGTCCAGCCAAACGCATGTGCGCCTCCCGTCACGAAGGGTATGTGCTCCCAGTATAGGATAGGGGGCGGGTGGGGTGCCCCTTCAGCTGGCGAAGGGGGGCAGGGATATCCCCACCTTCCGTTCCACCGCTTTCTGGTAGATGCGCCACGCCGTGACGATGTCCTCCAGGGCCAGGCCTTGCGACTCAAAGAGGGTGATGGCGTCGGGGCTGGGGCGCCCGGGGATGATACCCCCCACCACATCCCGCAGGTCGCGCACCTGGTCCCAGCGGATAATGCCCCGCTCCACCGCCCACAGGAGTTCCCCACACTCCACCCGGGCATCCTCCACCTGGTCGGCCACGATCAGGTGGGCACGCCGAATGGTGGTCTCATCCAGTTCCCGACGCATCCAACTGTTGCTCCCCGCAGCGTTGATGTGGGTGCCTGGGGAGAGCCATTCGCCGTTGAACACGGGGTCTCTGCTGGTGGTGATGGTGATGACAATGTGCGCACCCTCTACACATGCCTGGGCGCTCTCCACGGGGCGGACGGGGATGCCCAAGCGCTGGGTCATCTCGTGGGCGAAGGCCTGGCGCTTGTCGGGGGTGCGGCTGAACACCCGTACCTCACGCACCGGGCGCACGGCGCACACCGCCTCGATCTGGGTGCGGGCCTGGTAGCCCGCCCCGATACACCCCACGATGGAGGCATCGGGGCGCGCCATATACTTCGTCGCCACGCCCGACGCCGCCCCCGTGCGCACAGCCCCCAGCCACCCCGCCTGCATGATGGCCAGCAGTTCCCCTGTGTCGGCGCGGTAGATGTTCACCAGGAACCCGCCGTTGCGCCCCGTGGTGTAGGCCTTGAAGCCCGTGATGTTGAGGGCGTGGTCGGCGGCCGCCATGAACTGCAAATAGCCCCCCGCCACCCGCAGACGCCGACGGGGGTCGTTGGTCGCCTGCCCCTGTGCCCAATGGCGGAAGCCCTCCTCCACTGCCTCCAAGGCGTCCTGCATCGTCAGGAGGGACTGCACATCCTGCTCGGTGAGGAAAATCGCCATCTCTGTTCCTCCTGCAACGGTTGTGGCAAAGTGCGGGGGGGGTGGCTAGGAGACGGGCAAGGGGCCGGCCGGCACCAGGCGCTTGCGGACGGGGGCCACAACTGCCCCCAAGCCCTCCAGGGGGCACGCCCCCAGGAGCCATAGGTCGCCTGGCTGGGCGAAGACCACCTCGTCCACCGTTGCAAACCCCGCCACGCCACCTACGGCATACCCAGGAGAGCACCGGATGATGTGCCCGTCGGCCATCCTAAAGGCCTCATCCCGCTTCCGCTCCTCAATCCCCACCGGGCGCAGGGCCTCTCCGGGAACCCGTGTATAGGCGGACCCGCTGTCCACCAGGAGCCCCTCTACCACGATGGAGAGTCCCGCCTGGCGGGGGTTCTCTCTGGTGGCGTTCACACGGAAAAGCCCCATATGGTCTCCTTACACGGTGCCCCTGCCGTGCACGCTCCGGTGCTGTGGCGCATAGACGCCTTTCCAGAGGGCGGGCCTCACGCTCCGGGGGAGGTCAGCAGTGCCCGCACCTGGTCTATGGGCACATTCCCGCCGCTGACGATGAGGGCGACCCGCTGGCCCCGAATGCGCTCCCGCGCCTGGAGCGCCCCCGCCAGGGGTGCCGCCCCCGCTCCCTCCGCAATGATACGGCATTCGGTCAGGTACAGGCGCATGGCTTGGCGAATCTCCTCGTCGGAGACCAGCAGGAAGTCGTCCAGCAGGTCCCAGAGGATGCGCTGGGTGAGGGCATAGCCCTGGCGGGTGGCCAGCCCTTCGGCGAAGGTGTGCATGGGGGCCTCTACGAGGCGGCGCTCCTTCCAGGAGAGGTAGGCGGCGGGGGCCTGGGCCGACTGCACAGCGATGACGCGGATGGCGGGATTGACGGCTTTGGCCACGATGGAGGCCCCCGCCGCCCCGCTGCCCCCGCCCACGGGGACGAAGATGGCCTGGATATCGGGCTGGGCTTCCAGGATCTCCACAGTTTCGGTGGCCACGCCGGCGATGAGCAGAGGCTCGTTGACGGCGTGGATGTAGCGGAGGCCCGCATCTTGGGCGAGGCGCTCGGCATACTCACGGGCGTCCTCAAAGACCTGACCGTGGTAGAGCACCTGCGCCCCCAGGCGGCGAATGGCCCGGGCCTTGAGGGGGTTGGCCCCCTGGGGCATCACGATGGTGCACTGCGCCCCGACCAGGCGGGCGGCGTAGGCGATGGATTGGCCGTGGTTGCCGGTGGAGGCGGTGATGACCCCCCTCTGGCGTTCGGAGGCGGGTAGCGTCAACAGCATGTGGACACCCCCCCGCACCTTGAAGGCACCGATGGGCTGGAGGTCCTCCCGCTTCAGGTATACCTCGGCCCCCAGGAGATCCGACAGGGCGGGGGAATACTGGAGGGGCGTGGGGGGCAGGTAGGGGGCGATGATTTTGCGGGCGCGCAGGACATCCTGCAGGGTTGGGCGCTCCATCGGAGCCTCCTTAGGTGTTCTCGTCCAGCCCTTCGGCTACCACGCGCCGTTCCATACGGAAGGAGCCCCCTTCCTTCAGCAGTTCCCGCAGGAGGGGGCGGGCATCCAGAACCTCCGGCCCCACAAGACCGTAGCGGGGGATACGCCCCTGAGCCACGGCCTCGGCGGTGAGGGCAGCCGCCTGGGCCGTAACATAGGGGCTGGTGTAGCGCAGGGTTACTTCTACTCGGCGCCCCTGGGCGATGCCCTCCACCCGCACCACCCGTGCCGAAAGGGGGCGGGTGCGGCTGAAGCCGAACACCCTATCGGCCGTGTCCGAGGCCAGGAAGGCCCCCAGGAACTGGGCGGGGGAGACCTGCGCCCCCCCGACGGGGATGGGCTGGCTATCCATAAGGCCGTAGCGGTAGAGGGTGTGGAAGGCCTCCAGCAAAGCGTTGGGGACGCGCCCGAACTTCATGACCACCTCCCGCACCCCCGGGAGGAAGCGGGGGACGGTGATAGGCTCGGGGTGGCCGGCGGCGTAGCACAGGATAGGCTCCTCCACCTCCAGGAAGGTGAAGGTCTCGGGCTCGGAGAAGGGCGGGAGGTCCACCAGGCGTCCGTTGCGGTAGACGCGGGCGGGGTGGCTGAGGACGTGGATGAAGTGCTCCATCACGGCCTGGCCACGGAAGGCGACGGCGCTGGCCAGAGCGAAGGTGATGCGTTCCACCCGCTCCATGCCCTCGGCCCCCAGGCGGGCGAG
This genomic interval carries:
- a CDS encoding saccharopine dehydrogenase NADP-binding domain-containing protein, whose protein sequence is MSTPTLLVLGCGTVGQGVVRWLAGRSTFARFLVADRDEARARYTATLAPGRAQPVAIDMADRPALVRLMRQASVVLNCVGPFYRWGRPAVEAALEAGTPYVDINDDASSVEDLFSDPALDAQARHNRQVVLVGTGTSPGVTNMLARLGAEGMERVERITFALASAVAFRGQAVMEHFIHVLSHPARVYRNGRLVDLPPFSEPETFTFLEVEEPILCYAAGHPEPITVPRFLPGVREVVMKFGRVPNALLEAFHTLYRYGLMDSQPIPVGGAQVSPAQFLGAFLASDTADRVFGFSRTRPLSARVVRVEGIAQGRRVEVTLRYTSPYVTAQAAALTAEAVAQGRIPRYGLVGPEVLDARPLLRELLKEGGSFRMERRVVAEGLDENT
- a CDS encoding threonine/serine dehydratase gives rise to the protein MERPTLQDVLRARKIIAPYLPPTPLQYSPALSDLLGAEVYLKREDLQPIGAFKVRGGVHMLLTLPASERQRGVITASTGNHGQSIAYAARLVGAQCTIVMPQGANPLKARAIRRLGAQVLYHGQVFEDAREYAERLAQDAGLRYIHAVNEPLLIAGVATETVEILEAQPDIQAIFVPVGGGSGAAGASIVAKAVNPAIRVIAVQSAQAPAAYLSWKERRLVEAPMHTFAEGLATRQGYALTQRILWDLLDDFLLVSDEEIRQAMRLYLTECRIIAEGAGAAPLAGALQARERIRGQRVALIVSGGNVPIDQVRALLTSPGA
- a CDS encoding ornithine cyclodeaminase family protein, producing MAIFLTEQDVQSLLTMQDALEAVEEGFRHWAQGQATNDPRRRLRVAGGYLQFMAAADHALNITGFKAYTTGRNGGFLVNIYRADTGELLAIMQAGWLGAVRTGAASGVATKYMARPDASIVGCIGAGYQARTQIEAVCAVRPVREVRVFSRTPDKRQAFAHEMTQRLGIPVRPVESAQACVEGAHIVITITTSRDPVFNGEWLSPGTHINAAGSNSWMRRELDETTIRRAHLIVADQVEDARVECGELLWAVERGIIRWDQVRDLRDVVGGIIPGRPSPDAITLFESQGLALEDIVTAWRIYQKAVERKVGISLPPFAS
- a CDS encoding SDR family oxidoreductase, which produces MRLAGRSAIITGGSRGIGRGVALVLAREGADVALLYRRDKDAALETVQAVRSLGRRAEAFQADVSDFAQVQEAIPKAIDFLGKVDILVNNAGIASRGNTLADTDVEEMHRVIGVHLFGAFYCTKLVLPVMRRQPRGDIFFISSRATQAFAPRHVPYAAAKAAMEAMARCLAKEERAYNIRVNVVAPGLVETEMGRRLVRATQGVQDIKELYPRMPFGRVIQPEDIGYLIAFLASPEAELISGQVIYIDGGGS